The Halomonas sp. 7T genome contains a region encoding:
- a CDS encoding ABC transporter ATP-binding protein, producing MASVTLEKVNKVFGRDHIIKDVDLSIGDGEFVVFVGPSGCGKSTLLRLIAGLESISDGDLNIGGTVVNDLPPRDRGVGMVFQSYALYPHMTVYDNMAFGLKLAKTNKETVHERVMSTAKILQLEELLHRKPKALSGGQRQRVAMGRAMAREPRILLFDEPLSNLDASLRVQMRNEIARLHNRLGSTMIYVTHDQVEAMTLADKIVVLNRGHVEQVGSPHELYQRPATKFVAGFIGSPTMNFLPAKLLSGAAEGCRVSVAGLGDVTLPQAGDGYSQGSSLTLGVRPEHLRLEAPQGDNCFDIVNVEYLGNEVYVYLEPKEGTTLLIHRSEAPSQWKEGQQVSLVPDTEHVHLFDESGAALMLSDARSAA from the coding sequence ATGGCAAGTGTCACGCTTGAAAAGGTCAACAAAGTATTTGGTCGAGATCACATTATTAAAGACGTCGATCTCTCCATTGGCGACGGCGAGTTTGTCGTATTTGTCGGCCCCTCCGGCTGCGGTAAATCCACCCTGCTGCGCCTGATTGCCGGGTTGGAATCCATCAGCGACGGCGATCTCAACATTGGCGGCACCGTGGTCAATGATTTACCGCCACGAGATCGCGGCGTGGGGATGGTATTTCAGTCCTACGCGCTCTACCCGCACATGACTGTTTACGACAACATGGCGTTTGGCCTGAAGCTGGCCAAGACCAACAAAGAGACGGTGCATGAACGGGTAATGAGCACAGCGAAGATCCTTCAGCTGGAAGAGCTGTTACACCGTAAGCCCAAAGCACTCTCTGGTGGCCAGCGTCAGCGGGTAGCGATGGGTCGCGCGATGGCCCGCGAGCCGCGCATTCTGCTGTTTGATGAGCCGCTTTCTAACCTGGACGCGTCACTGCGTGTGCAGATGCGCAACGAAATTGCCCGCCTGCATAACCGCCTTGGCTCTACCATGATTTACGTGACCCATGATCAGGTAGAGGCCATGACGCTGGCAGATAAAATCGTGGTGCTTAACCGTGGCCATGTGGAGCAAGTAGGCAGTCCCCACGAGCTCTACCAACGCCCGGCCACGAAGTTTGTCGCCGGTTTTATTGGCTCCCCCACTATGAACTTCTTGCCCGCCAAACTGCTCAGCGGCGCCGCTGAAGGCTGCCGGGTTAGCGTGGCTGGATTAGGCGACGTTACCCTGCCCCAAGCGGGCGACGGCTACTCGCAAGGCAGCTCGCTGACACTGGGCGTGCGGCCCGAGCATCTGCGTTTGGAAGCCCCGCAGGGTGACAACTGCTTTGATATCGTTAACGTCGAATACCTGGGCAACGAAGTGTACGTTTATCTGGAGCCAAAAGAGGGCACGACGCTGCTGATCCACCGCAGCGAAGCGCCCAGCCAATGGAAAGAGGGTCAACAGGTATCACTGGTGCCCGATACCGAGCACGTGCATCTCTTTGATGAAAGCGGTGCTGCGCTGATGCTCTCAGACGCTCGTTCAGCCGCTTAA
- the ptsP gene encoding phosphoenolpyruvate--protein phosphotransferase — protein sequence MLTLGPDDILLDRHADHWQAALDNAANALAAAGLVEAEYRDGLHAREAQSSTYLGNAIAIPHGTPESRQHVKRTGVRVLQFPKGVQWHDGNTVHVLVTIAAQNDEHLDILRQLTHVLDRDGVATKLASASSAADVARLLSKPSMAPRLDADTLCINFPARDPQELALAAAARLRQSGCVDNGFISAVASAPPQWLGKGLWLSSHAQGVSQPALGVATPADTTLEHSGHPVHALFCLAASGDAHRPLLEQLMAVLENGESESFVGKNSAQLLAALAGETASTQTHRVRVLNPHGLHARPAKQLVQIARAQPMPINVRLEEGSATTVSAASLTKVIGLGARRGQWLIFSAEGEQASTALDAIAAAVEEGLGEKVTPFDGGRDATPAANASKPAVEPLAADKPHPGVAASPGLAIAPVFVIRPMQFDYPEHASDSTQEIARLEAALKEGAAQLQALVHNAPGGEVADILSMHEEMLDDPELHQAAIDAIREGRSAEAGWWEAIDTAAHAQEMLADRLLAERAADLRDVGRRVLGVLCNATLPEPPDHPYILVMDDIGPSDVARLDTSRVRGLLTVRGGATAHSAILARALGIPAVVGAGEAVMALHNGGMMILDGERGRVTSQPSEERLRRAEQQLLDQQQREADAWELRFEQAQTRDGHKVEVAANLGNTAHAADAVERGAEGVGLLRTEFLFMAYSSAPDLATQIAEYREATYALNGRPLVARTLDVGGDKPLPYWPVPQEDNPFLGLRGIRLALTQPDVLETQIRALLMAAVGKPLRIMLPMVKDVAEFRAAKAIYDRLLSEIAPQQRATDVQLGVMIEVPSSALLAPTLAAEVDFFSVGTNDLTQYTLAIDRGHPELSAQADGLHPAVLRLIQMTVEAAHAQGKWVGVCGELASDAMAVPVLVGLGVDELSVSARQIPLVKARLREFDLAQAQASAQLALSKATSDEVRDALEAH from the coding sequence ATGTTGACACTCGGCCCCGATGACATCTTGCTCGACCGCCATGCGGACCACTGGCAAGCTGCGCTCGACAACGCCGCCAATGCGCTGGCGGCTGCTGGCTTGGTTGAGGCCGAGTACCGCGATGGCCTCCATGCCCGTGAGGCGCAGTCCTCTACTTACCTGGGCAACGCGATTGCGATTCCCCATGGCACCCCAGAAAGTCGCCAACACGTTAAGCGTACCGGCGTGCGGGTGCTGCAGTTCCCTAAAGGGGTGCAGTGGCACGACGGCAACACTGTTCATGTGCTGGTGACCATTGCGGCACAAAACGACGAGCACCTGGACATTCTGCGCCAGCTTACCCACGTTCTCGACCGCGATGGTGTAGCCACTAAGCTGGCCAGCGCCAGCTCCGCCGCCGATGTAGCACGACTGCTCTCCAAACCTTCCATGGCACCCCGCCTGGATGCCGACACGCTGTGCATTAACTTCCCCGCCCGCGACCCGCAGGAACTGGCCCTAGCGGCGGCAGCGCGGCTACGCCAAAGCGGCTGCGTGGATAACGGCTTTATTAGTGCGGTGGCGAGCGCCCCGCCACAGTGGCTGGGCAAAGGCTTATGGCTTTCAAGCCACGCCCAAGGGGTCAGCCAGCCCGCGCTAGGCGTTGCCACCCCCGCCGACACCACGCTTGAGCATAGCGGCCATCCGGTCCATGCGTTGTTCTGCTTAGCCGCCAGTGGCGATGCTCACCGCCCGCTGCTTGAACAGCTGATGGCGGTGCTGGAGAACGGCGAAAGCGAAAGCTTTGTGGGCAAAAATAGCGCCCAGCTACTCGCAGCCCTAGCGGGTGAAACCGCCAGCACCCAGACCCATCGCGTGCGCGTATTAAATCCCCACGGCCTACACGCTCGCCCGGCCAAACAGCTGGTACAGATCGCCCGCGCCCAGCCCATGCCGATCAACGTGCGCCTGGAAGAAGGCAGCGCCACCACGGTCTCCGCCGCCAGCTTGACCAAAGTGATTGGCCTGGGTGCGCGCCGTGGCCAATGGCTGATCTTCTCCGCCGAGGGCGAACAGGCAAGCACCGCGCTAGATGCCATTGCAGCCGCTGTCGAAGAGGGCTTGGGTGAAAAAGTCACGCCGTTCGACGGGGGCCGCGATGCCACGCCCGCCGCCAACGCCAGCAAGCCTGCCGTGGAGCCGTTGGCCGCCGACAAGCCGCACCCCGGCGTGGCGGCCTCACCGGGGTTAGCGATTGCCCCGGTGTTTGTTATTCGCCCGATGCAGTTTGATTACCCGGAGCATGCCAGCGACTCCACCCAAGAGATCGCACGCTTAGAGGCCGCTCTCAAAGAGGGCGCTGCTCAGTTGCAGGCGCTGGTACACAACGCCCCCGGCGGCGAAGTGGCCGACATTCTCTCCATGCACGAAGAGATGCTCGACGACCCCGAACTTCATCAAGCAGCGATTGACGCCATCCGTGAAGGCCGCTCGGCGGAAGCGGGTTGGTGGGAAGCCATCGACACCGCCGCCCACGCCCAAGAAATGCTGGCGGACCGATTGCTGGCCGAACGCGCTGCCGACCTGCGCGATGTAGGCCGCCGCGTGCTCGGCGTTTTGTGCAATGCCACCCTTCCCGAGCCGCCTGATCACCCTTACATCTTGGTGATGGACGATATCGGCCCCTCCGATGTGGCACGTTTAGACACCTCCCGGGTTCGCGGCCTGCTCACCGTACGGGGCGGCGCGACCGCCCACAGCGCTATCTTGGCCCGTGCGCTCGGCATTCCTGCCGTAGTCGGTGCCGGTGAAGCGGTGATGGCGCTGCATAACGGCGGCATGATGATTCTGGATGGCGAGCGTGGCCGTGTAACCTCGCAGCCTTCTGAAGAGCGCCTGCGCCGCGCCGAACAGCAGCTGCTAGATCAACAGCAGCGTGAAGCGGATGCCTGGGAGCTGCGCTTTGAGCAGGCCCAAACCCGTGACGGCCATAAGGTCGAAGTGGCTGCCAACCTGGGCAACACCGCCCACGCCGCCGATGCGGTAGAGCGCGGGGCGGAAGGCGTTGGCCTGCTGCGCACCGAGTTCCTGTTTATGGCTTACTCCAGCGCTCCGGATCTCGCCACGCAAATCGCTGAGTATCGCGAAGCCACCTACGCGCTGAACGGCCGCCCGCTCGTTGCCCGTACCCTAGACGTCGGCGGAGATAAGCCGCTGCCCTACTGGCCGGTGCCCCAGGAAGACAACCCCTTCCTCGGCCTGCGCGGTATTCGTCTAGCACTGACTCAGCCAGACGTGCTGGAAACCCAGATTCGTGCGCTGTTAATGGCCGCCGTGGGTAAACCGTTACGTATCATGCTGCCGATGGTCAAAGACGTGGCTGAGTTCCGCGCGGCGAAGGCGATCTATGACCGCCTGCTCAGCGAGATCGCCCCCCAGCAGCGCGCCACCGACGTACAGCTTGGCGTGATGATTGAGGTGCCCTCGAGCGCCCTATTAGCGCCAACACTCGCCGCAGAAGTGGACTTCTTCTCAGTGGGCACCAACGACTTAACGCAGTACACCCTAGCGATTGACCGCGGCCACCCAGAGCTTTCCGCTCAAGCCGATGGCCTGCACCCGGCGGTACTGCGCCTGATTCAAATGACCGTGGAGGCCGCCCACGCTCAAGGCAAATGGGTCGGCGTATGTGGTGAACTGGCTTCCGATGCGATGGCCGTGCCGGTTCTGGTGGGCTTGGGTGTTGACGAACTCTCGGTCAGCGCACGCCAAATCCCGCTGGTCAAAGCCCGCCTGCGCGAGTTTGATCTTGCTCAAGCCCAAGCCAGCGCCCAGTTAGCGCTGAGCAAAGCCACCAGCGACGAAGTCCGCGACGCCCTGGAGGCCCACTAA
- the cra gene encoding catabolite repressor/activator, with protein sequence MTLADIARLAGVSRTTASYVINGQAEQRRISAATIDKVMAVVRQHRYHIDPQAAALRRGASRLIGLIVPDLENISYARLAKRLERGARERGYQLLVVSSDDCADSERTLALALRAQRCEVLITASCLPENDTFYADLADEGWSVVGMDRGLTPERFASVVSNDHEAAYALTRSVMTSATRRIAWLDAMPELSVSRERRAGFLAALEGQGVEAVIYSGARYERDVGVELARQALAVGEVDALVTASYALMEGVFDELLAQGGLPETLRLATFGDHRLLDFLPQPVNSALQDYDRIAELTLQCALGAMNGSYQCGQQVVARHLRTR encoded by the coding sequence ATGACACTTGCCGACATTGCCCGGCTTGCCGGGGTTTCGCGCACCACGGCAAGCTATGTAATCAACGGCCAGGCTGAGCAGCGCCGTATCAGTGCCGCGACTATTGATAAGGTGATGGCGGTAGTACGCCAGCACCGTTATCACATAGATCCCCAGGCCGCTGCGCTGCGACGTGGTGCGAGCCGTTTAATCGGGTTGATCGTGCCGGATTTGGAAAATATCAGCTATGCCCGTCTTGCCAAGCGGCTAGAGCGCGGTGCCCGCGAGCGCGGCTATCAGCTGCTGGTAGTGAGTTCGGATGATTGCGCAGACAGCGAGCGCACGCTGGCCCTAGCGCTGCGCGCCCAGCGCTGTGAAGTGCTGATTACCGCCAGCTGCCTGCCTGAAAACGATACCTTTTACGCGGATTTAGCCGATGAAGGGTGGAGCGTAGTGGGCATGGACCGTGGCTTGACGCCTGAGCGTTTTGCCAGCGTGGTGAGCAATGATCATGAAGCGGCTTATGCGCTAACACGTTCGGTGATGACGAGTGCAACGCGGCGCATTGCCTGGCTAGATGCCATGCCCGAGTTATCGGTTAGCCGGGAGCGCCGAGCTGGCTTCCTGGCTGCGTTAGAAGGTCAGGGAGTTGAGGCTGTCATCTATAGCGGCGCGCGTTACGAGCGTGATGTGGGCGTTGAGCTGGCTAGGCAAGCCTTGGCGGTAGGTGAGGTTGATGCGCTGGTGACGGCCTCCTACGCGCTAATGGAAGGCGTGTTTGATGAGCTGCTTGCCCAGGGTGGGCTGCCCGAGACGCTGCGGTTAGCCACCTTTGGTGACCACCGCCTGTTAGATTTCCTACCTCAACCGGTGAATTCTGCGTTGCAGGATTACGACCGAATTGCGGAGCTAACGCTGCAGTGCGCGCTGGGTGCAATGAACGGAAGCTACCAGTGCGGGCAGCAAGTGGTGGCGCGCCACCTGCGTACCCGCTAA
- the pfkB gene encoding 1-phosphofructokinase, giving the protein MARVVCITLNPALDLAFNLEALTLGHVNRPTSAQLEAAGKGVNVARVLASLGHEVIVSGFLGAENDGPFSLAFPRYGVKDAFVRVPGNTRINAKLAEQSGRVTDINSPGMPIEAAHLDALRATLSGLFEGATPPDAVVVAGSLPPGIDQAAFSELLTYLKGFGVPLWVDTSGPALLTAIAAQPAAVKPNETELADWAGSALETDQQRQAAAERLHASGIEHALISAGAEGVLWVSQHGTWQSTPPTVTATNTVCAGDTFVAGMLHGLLSQHAPDDTLRFATALSAEAVRHVGVGDPHTNDFDSLQQQTRIRRLDDTHTEGATR; this is encoded by the coding sequence ATGGCACGTGTGGTCTGCATTACGCTTAACCCGGCGCTGGATCTCGCCTTCAACCTGGAAGCGCTGACGCTGGGGCACGTGAACCGCCCCACTAGCGCCCAGTTAGAAGCCGCCGGTAAAGGGGTGAACGTTGCCCGGGTGCTGGCAAGCCTGGGTCACGAGGTGATCGTCAGCGGTTTTTTAGGCGCAGAGAACGACGGCCCGTTTAGCCTCGCCTTCCCCCGCTACGGCGTCAAAGATGCCTTTGTGCGGGTGCCGGGCAATACGCGCATCAATGCGAAACTCGCCGAGCAGAGCGGCCGCGTCACCGATATCAACAGCCCCGGCATGCCCATTGAAGCCGCCCATCTTGATGCTTTACGTGCCACGCTCAGCGGCCTGTTTGAGGGTGCCACCCCGCCGGACGCTGTGGTGGTGGCAGGCAGTTTGCCTCCTGGCATCGACCAGGCAGCGTTTAGCGAGCTGTTGACCTACCTGAAAGGTTTCGGAGTGCCGCTTTGGGTAGACACCAGCGGCCCGGCGCTGCTCACCGCGATTGCCGCCCAGCCAGCCGCCGTAAAGCCCAATGAAACCGAGCTGGCCGACTGGGCAGGCAGCGCGCTTGAGACCGACCAGCAGCGCCAAGCTGCCGCCGAGCGGTTACACGCCAGCGGCATCGAGCACGCGCTCATTTCAGCGGGGGCCGAAGGCGTTTTATGGGTGAGCCAGCACGGCACCTGGCAATCTACGCCGCCCACCGTCACCGCCACAAACACCGTTTGCGCGGGCGACACCTTTGTGGCTGGCATGCTCCACGGCCTGCTGAGCCAGCATGCGCCTGACGACACACTTCGCTTCGCAACGGCGCTCTCTGCCGAAGCGGTTCGCCATGTTGGTGTGGGCGACCCCCACACCAATGATTTCGACTCACTCCAACAACAGACCCGGATACGGCGTCTTGACGACACCCACACCGAGGGAGCCACGCGATGA
- the pyk gene encoding pyruvate kinase has translation MSNTPLPVPLRRTKIVATLGPASDRPGVLEAMLKAGVDVVRLNFSHGSADDHRRRLTEVREIAQRLGRSVASLGDLQGPKIRISRFTEGAIHLDIGQAFVLDMAMDANSGTAERVGCDYKALVNDVAPGDRLLLDDGRVVLDVTTIVGQEVHTRVHVGGKLSNNKGINKQGGGLSAPALTDKDKQDLKTAIEIGVDYLAVSFPRHAADMQEARALLGEEGKEIGLVAKLERAEAVANDETLDAIIEASEAVMVARGDLGVEIGDEALIGTQKRIIKHARSLNRAVITATQMMESMIESPLPTRAEVFDVANAVLDATDAVMLSAETAAGDFPVETVEAMDRVCLGAERERIAQASGHRIHEGFERIDETIALSAMYAANHLTGVRAIACMTSTGYTPLIASRIRSGLPIVGLAHSPIAQRRMALYRGVVSIPFDTTHMEAADVNKEAIKLLKAHGLARPGEHVILTRGDHMNAHGGTNTMKVLAVDAE, from the coding sequence ATGTCCAACACCCCGCTCCCTGTCCCTCTCCGTCGTACCAAAATCGTCGCCACCCTTGGCCCCGCCAGTGACCGCCCCGGAGTGTTGGAAGCCATGCTGAAAGCGGGTGTGGATGTGGTGCGGCTGAACTTCTCTCACGGCTCCGCTGATGATCATCGCCGCCGTCTTACCGAGGTGCGCGAGATCGCTCAGCGCCTGGGCCGCAGCGTCGCGTCACTCGGTGACCTGCAAGGCCCCAAAATTCGTATCTCCCGCTTCACTGAAGGGGCTATCCACTTAGACATCGGCCAAGCGTTTGTGCTCGATATGGCGATGGATGCCAATAGCGGCACCGCCGAGCGGGTTGGCTGCGACTATAAAGCGCTGGTGAATGACGTTGCCCCCGGTGACAGACTGCTGCTGGACGATGGTCGCGTCGTGTTGGACGTCACCACTATTGTTGGGCAAGAAGTTCACACCCGAGTTCACGTGGGCGGCAAACTGTCCAACAATAAAGGTATTAATAAGCAGGGCGGCGGCCTGTCTGCACCGGCGCTCACCGATAAAGACAAGCAAGATCTGAAAACAGCGATCGAGATTGGCGTGGACTATTTAGCCGTCTCTTTTCCGCGTCACGCCGCCGATATGCAAGAAGCCCGCGCGCTGCTGGGTGAAGAAGGCAAAGAGATTGGCCTAGTCGCCAAACTGGAGCGTGCAGAAGCTGTGGCTAATGATGAGACGCTCGATGCCATCATTGAAGCCTCAGAAGCAGTGATGGTGGCGCGTGGCGACTTGGGCGTTGAAATTGGTGATGAAGCGCTGATCGGCACGCAAAAACGCATTATCAAGCATGCCCGCTCACTGAATCGCGCGGTGATTACCGCCACACAGATGATGGAGTCGATGATCGAATCGCCGCTACCCACCCGCGCAGAAGTGTTCGACGTGGCGAACGCCGTGCTCGACGCCACCGATGCGGTCATGCTCTCTGCGGAAACGGCAGCGGGCGACTTCCCGGTGGAAACCGTGGAAGCCATGGATCGCGTTTGCTTAGGCGCTGAGCGCGAGCGCATTGCTCAAGCCTCTGGCCACCGCATTCATGAAGGCTTTGAGCGCATTGACGAAACCATCGCGCTGTCCGCCATGTACGCGGCTAACCACTTAACGGGCGTACGCGCCATTGCCTGCATGACCTCCACCGGTTACACGCCGCTGATTGCCTCGCGCATTCGCTCAGGCTTACCAATTGTGGGTTTGGCTCACAGCCCCATCGCCCAGCGGCGCATGGCGCTTTATCGCGGTGTGGTCTCGATCCCGTTTGATACCACTCACATGGAGGCCGCCGACGTCAACAAAGAAGCCATTAAGCTGCTGAAGGCGCATGGATTGGCACGCCCTGGCGAGCATGTCATCCTTACTCGCGGCGACCATATGAACGCCCACGGCGGCACCAACACCATGAAAGTACTGGCCGTTGACGCCGAATAA
- a CDS encoding methylglyoxal synthase produces MTDARPPRQAVRTLQARKRIALIAHDGKKTEMLEWATRWQDTLSQHTLIGTGTTAGRLKTNLGLEVEGLMSGPLGGDQQIGARIAEQQLDVLIFFWDPFAPQPHDPDVKALLRLAALWNVPVACNAASADFLLSSPYLSERYDMSIPDANAWAQARTV; encoded by the coding sequence ATGACCGACGCCCGCCCACCCCGCCAAGCCGTGCGCACGCTGCAAGCCCGCAAGCGCATTGCGCTGATTGCCCACGATGGCAAGAAAACCGAGATGCTGGAGTGGGCGACGCGCTGGCAGGATACGCTGAGCCAGCACACCCTGATTGGCACCGGCACCACCGCCGGGCGGCTTAAAACCAACCTAGGGTTAGAAGTTGAAGGCTTAATGAGCGGGCCGCTGGGTGGCGACCAGCAGATTGGCGCGCGTATTGCCGAGCAGCAGCTCGACGTGCTGATCTTCTTCTGGGATCCCTTTGCCCCGCAGCCCCACGACCCGGATGTGAAAGCGCTGCTGCGCTTGGCAGCACTATGGAACGTGCCGGTAGCGTGTAACGCCGCCAGCGCCGACTTTCTGCTCTCCTCGCCCTATCTTAGCGAGCGCTACGATATGTCGATTCCAGACGCGAACGCCTGGGCCCAGGCCCGCACGGTATAA
- the gap gene encoding type I glyceraldehyde-3-phosphate dehydrogenase yields the protein MTIRVAINGFGRIGRNVLRALYENGYRERVQVVAINDLGDPSLNSHLLRHDTVHGHFPFAVEHDAESISVNGDRIAISSERDPANLPWASMHIDLVMECTGLFTKRDAAAKHIAAGAKRVLISAPSPDADATIVYGVNDEILTAEHTVVSNASCTTNCLAPVAKALNDAVGIENGLMTTVHAYTNDQNLSDVYHSDPYRARSATHSMIPTKTGAAAAVGLVLPELAGKFDGLAVRVPVINVSLVDLTFNAGRDTTKEEINAIVEKAAATSPVLAVNAQPLVSIDFNHDAHSSTFDANHTRVNGRLVKIMAWYDNEWGFSNRMLDTAIAMQKAAK from the coding sequence ATGACAATAAGAGTTGCCATTAACGGTTTTGGACGGATTGGTCGCAATGTGCTTCGTGCGCTGTACGAAAACGGCTACCGTGAGCGTGTGCAGGTCGTTGCGATTAATGATCTGGGCGACCCCTCTCTCAATTCGCATCTGCTACGTCATGACACCGTTCATGGGCACTTTCCGTTTGCGGTTGAGCATGATGCAGAAAGCATCAGCGTGAACGGCGACCGTATTGCGATTTCGTCAGAGCGCGACCCGGCTAACTTACCTTGGGCCTCCATGCATATTGATTTGGTGATGGAGTGTACCGGCCTGTTTACCAAGCGCGATGCGGCGGCCAAGCATATTGCTGCTGGTGCCAAGCGCGTGCTGATCTCGGCGCCCAGCCCGGATGCGGATGCCACCATCGTTTATGGTGTGAATGACGAGATTCTCACGGCAGAGCACACCGTGGTATCCAACGCTTCGTGCACCACGAACTGCCTAGCGCCGGTTGCTAAAGCGTTGAACGACGCCGTAGGTATTGAGAACGGCCTGATGACCACCGTTCATGCCTACACTAACGACCAGAACCTGTCGGATGTGTATCACTCCGACCCGTACCGTGCCCGTAGCGCTACCCATTCGATGATTCCGACTAAAACCGGCGCCGCTGCCGCCGTGGGTTTGGTGTTGCCGGAACTGGCGGGTAAGTTCGATGGTCTGGCCGTGCGCGTACCGGTGATTAACGTTTCGCTAGTGGATCTAACCTTCAACGCGGGTCGTGATACCACCAAAGAAGAGATCAACGCGATTGTTGAGAAAGCTGCCGCTACTTCTCCGGTGTTGGCTGTAAATGCTCAGCCGCTGGTTTCCATCGACTTTAACCATGATGCTCACTCATCGACATTTGACGCCAACCACACCCGCGTTAATGGTCGCTTGGTGAAAATCATGGCGTGGTACGACAACGAGTGGGGTTTCTCCAACCGGATGTTGGATACCGCTATTGCGATGCAGAAAGCAGCTAAATAA
- a CDS encoding LacI family DNA-binding transcriptional regulator — protein sequence MTLKDLALELGVSTATISNAFNRPDQLSPLLRDRILKEAKRLGYSGPDAKARSLRTGRSSIVAVILAESLTYSLNDAVASEFLSGVAEVLDAHGHTLLLLPGRGHASQPPGSANIADGFIVYGLMPNNKLLNELPSQRPLVSVDFDIDGCPTVHIDDRDASYAMATHALKQRPLRPAIINLRLTKEHCNGRVTKEHTMLPDSSTISRARLAGFHTALTEHGFDPDTIPLWNIEENVFDVCSPVITEIIDLPAEQRPDLLLCMSDRIALTALTLAEQRGIQVPEELRITGFDGIAEGQYRAPRLTTVRQDSAGKGRVAANMILGRIPKTQQLLKTELLLGDTCP from the coding sequence ATGACTCTAAAGGATCTTGCGCTCGAACTCGGCGTCTCTACCGCGACGATTTCCAACGCTTTTAACCGACCTGACCAGCTCTCTCCGCTGCTGCGTGACCGCATTCTCAAAGAGGCCAAGCGGCTAGGATATAGCGGTCCCGATGCCAAAGCCCGCAGCCTGCGTACCGGCCGCTCCAGCATTGTGGCGGTGATTCTGGCCGAAAGCCTGACTTACAGCCTCAACGACGCCGTGGCCAGTGAATTTCTCTCTGGTGTGGCCGAAGTACTGGATGCCCACGGCCACACCCTGCTGCTGCTACCCGGCCGAGGCCATGCTTCCCAGCCTCCCGGCTCGGCCAATATCGCCGATGGGTTTATTGTTTACGGCCTGATGCCCAACAATAAGCTGTTAAATGAGCTTCCCTCACAGCGCCCGCTGGTCTCGGTGGATTTCGATATTGACGGCTGCCCCACGGTGCATATCGATGACCGCGACGCCAGCTACGCGATGGCGACCCATGCGCTGAAGCAGCGCCCGCTTCGGCCTGCCATTATTAACCTGCGTTTAACTAAAGAGCACTGCAATGGCCGGGTGACCAAAGAGCACACGATGCTGCCGGATAGCAGCACCATTAGCCGCGCGCGCTTAGCCGGGTTTCACACGGCGCTCACCGAGCATGGCTTTGATCCCGACACCATTCCGCTATGGAACATTGAAGAGAACGTCTTTGATGTGTGCTCACCAGTGATTACTGAGATCATCGACCTACCCGCCGAACAGCGGCCTGACCTTTTGCTCTGCATGTCGGACCGTATTGCGCTCACCGCGCTGACGCTGGCCGAACAGCGAGGTATTCAGGTACCAGAAGAGTTACGGATTACAGGGTTTGATGGCATTGCCGAAGGGCAATACCGCGCGCCGCGATTAACCACCGTACGCCAGGACAGCGCAGGTAAAGGACGCGTGGCGGCCAACATGATTCTAGGGCGAATACCCAAAACCCAGCAGCTGCTCAAAACCGAGCTGCTGCTGGGTGATACCTGCCCCTAG